A single genomic interval of Brevibacillus brevis harbors:
- a CDS encoding LysR family transcriptional regulator, with amino-acid sequence MDLLQMKYFLTVARLEHMTKAAEVLNISQPSLSIMIARLEERVGVPLFDRHGRKIRLNQFGKVYAEHVEQIFHVLEQGESIVRDMAGLSKGSITLAVSITGVIPDLLGKFLRLYPDVQFRQVFEPTPVVKKMLENGEIDIGITSGVIDSPDLEWQQLITEEIYVVVPENHHLVGQESVPLKILKNEHFLSVRQGFWLRNFMDEHCLQAGFSPKVIFEVDEPDAIVSLIRQGIGVCFVPAMSWKMRSHLIPNKIRITDPECQITRGIAWSRKHYLSQAAQRFREFTIDYFKELQRFPFT; translated from the coding sequence ATGGACCTGCTTCAGATGAAATATTTCTTGACTGTAGCCCGGTTGGAACACATGACAAAGGCCGCTGAGGTACTGAATATCAGTCAGCCTTCTTTGAGCATAATGATTGCACGCTTGGAAGAACGCGTGGGTGTACCGTTGTTTGACCGCCACGGTCGCAAAATTCGTTTAAATCAATTCGGAAAGGTATATGCGGAGCATGTAGAGCAAATCTTTCATGTGCTGGAACAAGGTGAAAGCATCGTGCGGGATATGGCCGGGCTAAGTAAAGGAAGCATTACTCTGGCTGTTTCTATTACTGGTGTCATCCCTGATTTATTGGGAAAGTTTTTGCGTCTATATCCGGACGTCCAGTTTCGCCAAGTGTTCGAGCCAACACCTGTTGTCAAGAAGATGCTTGAAAATGGCGAGATTGATATTGGTATCACCTCAGGAGTAATCGACAGTCCTGATTTAGAATGGCAACAACTCATTACCGAGGAAATTTATGTCGTGGTCCCAGAAAATCACCATTTGGTGGGCCAAGAATCCGTTCCGTTGAAAATACTGAAGAATGAACACTTTTTGAGTGTACGCCAAGGATTTTGGCTTCGTAACTTCATGGATGAACATTGTTTGCAGGCAGGCTTTTCCCCGAAAGTAATTTTTGAGGTAGACGAGCCTGATGCCATCGTATCCTTGATCAGACAAGGAATCGGGGTGTGCTTCGTCCCTGCTATGAGTTGGAAAATGAGATCGCATCTCATACCAAATAAAATCAGGATTACAGATCCAGAATGTCAGATTACCAGAGGCATTGCGTGGTCACGAAAGCATTATTTATCCCAAGCAGCACAGCGCTTTCGGGAATTTACCATTGATTATTTCAAAGAGTTACAGCGTTTTCCATTTACATAA
- a CDS encoding adenine deaminase C-terminal domain-containing protein: MRVRAISDRDYLNMIRVSRRQAPASLWIKGASVLNVYTKEWQEHHVAVAGERIAYVGEKEPLVDDQTVIIEAAGQYLVPGYIEPHAHPFQWYNPYTLADFALQTGTTGMMSDSLMLMHLPFSQTAAIMESLVAHPVKQFFWGRLDPQTGKAHPAFTKESLARMLEHPRVIQGGELTNWGGVLQEDETLLFGLKHTRDLGKRMEGHHPGASYETLNIAAAAGVTACHEAIDAADLLARIRLGMYATLRHSSIRPDLPELVKGWLALGVPWSSRMMLTSDGSTPPMHRDGFMNSTIRVAIEAGMPPEEAYVMATLNPAVYYGLDAEIGGIAPGRIADMLLLTAKDKPTPSIVIANGQRVAEKGTLLVPTVQPQWDEASLRLTDPLKKQAHPDWFRLRPDEDCKAPVLQMLNAVITRLSLEDMPVDQDGYVSLQHDPQLALIATIDATGGNRTLAVLRGFGEHLEGLASTYSASGDWIVIGRNPHAMAQALERTREIKGGVVLIDEGKVICECPLPLTGKFASAPMEEVISMGENLVNQLRSKGHVHLDPIYSILFFTATHLPYARLTATGIVDVKSGQIIVPALPLP, from the coding sequence ATGCGCGTACGAGCCATATCAGATCGTGATTACTTGAACATGATTCGCGTGAGTAGACGTCAGGCACCGGCAAGCCTCTGGATAAAAGGCGCAAGCGTTCTGAATGTGTATACAAAAGAATGGCAAGAGCATCACGTCGCAGTGGCGGGAGAACGAATTGCTTATGTAGGAGAAAAAGAGCCGTTGGTCGATGATCAGACTGTCATCATCGAGGCGGCTGGGCAGTATCTCGTTCCGGGTTACATCGAGCCACACGCACATCCGTTTCAATGGTACAACCCTTACACGTTGGCTGACTTTGCTCTGCAAACGGGAACGACTGGAATGATGTCGGACTCATTGATGCTGATGCATCTGCCTTTTTCGCAAACGGCAGCGATCATGGAGTCTCTGGTTGCTCATCCGGTGAAGCAATTTTTCTGGGGCAGACTCGATCCGCAGACAGGGAAAGCTCATCCGGCGTTCACCAAGGAAAGCTTGGCGCGAATGCTGGAGCATCCACGCGTGATTCAGGGTGGGGAGTTGACGAATTGGGGCGGCGTTTTACAAGAGGATGAAACGCTGCTTTTTGGTTTGAAGCATACGCGTGACTTGGGCAAAAGGATGGAGGGACATCATCCGGGAGCTTCTTACGAGACCTTGAACATTGCCGCAGCAGCCGGCGTAACAGCTTGTCATGAGGCCATCGATGCAGCAGATTTGCTGGCGCGTATCCGTTTAGGTATGTATGCGACACTGCGCCATTCCTCCATTCGCCCTGATCTGCCGGAGCTGGTGAAAGGGTGGCTTGCGCTGGGTGTGCCGTGGTCATCACGGATGATGCTCACATCAGATGGAAGTACGCCGCCGATGCATCGTGACGGGTTCATGAATAGTACGATCCGTGTGGCCATCGAAGCGGGGATGCCACCAGAGGAAGCGTATGTCATGGCGACGCTGAACCCGGCTGTCTATTACGGGTTGGACGCGGAGATCGGAGGAATTGCGCCGGGCCGAATCGCGGATATGCTGTTGTTGACGGCAAAGGATAAACCGACACCATCCATCGTGATTGCAAATGGACAACGGGTGGCAGAAAAGGGAACCCTGCTCGTCCCAACCGTTCAGCCTCAATGGGACGAAGCTTCGTTACGTTTGACAGATCCATTGAAAAAGCAGGCACATCCTGATTGGTTCCGCTTGCGGCCAGATGAAGACTGCAAGGCCCCTGTGTTACAGATGCTGAATGCCGTTATCACCCGGTTGTCGCTAGAGGACATGCCCGTTGATCAGGATGGTTATGTATCTTTGCAGCATGATCCGCAGTTGGCGCTGATCGCGACCATCGATGCAACTGGCGGCAACCGAACATTGGCAGTGCTTCGCGGCTTCGGTGAGCATCTCGAAGGGCTGGCCAGCACCTATTCAGCGTCTGGCGATTGGATCGTAATCGGACGCAATCCCCACGCGATGGCACAAGCATTGGAACGTACTCGGGAAATAAAAGGCGGGGTCGTCCTGATCGATGAAGGAAAAGTAATTTGTGAATGCCCATTGCCTCTTACTGGAAAATTCGCATCTGCACCGATGGAGGAAGTGATCAGCATGGGTGAAAATTTGGTAAATCAGCTCCGTTCCAAAGGCCATGTCCATCTTGACCCGATTTATTCGATTTTGTTTTTTACCGCTACCCACTTGCCGTATGCCCGTCTTACAGCAACAGGCATTGTCGATGTTAAGAGTGGGCAAATCATCGTTCCGGCACTCCCTCTACCTTAA
- a CDS encoding MarR family winged helix-turn-helix transcriptional regulator has protein sequence MIHYVSLFLKEFDLTTEQFAVLYRLREEEGINQKELAQRSAKDQPSMTRILDTLAKKGFIEKTLSEQDRRAYIITLSPKGREWIEQAIPVEAHAVADILEGISPEKLAFLREILLEINENINRKTTD, from the coding sequence ATGATTCATTATGTTTCCCTTTTTTTAAAGGAGTTTGATTTGACCACGGAGCAGTTTGCCGTCCTTTATCGGCTACGAGAAGAAGAGGGTATCAATCAAAAAGAGCTGGCCCAGCGCTCGGCCAAGGATCAGCCTTCCATGACACGCATTCTAGACACACTTGCCAAAAAAGGCTTTATCGAAAAGACATTGAGCGAACAAGACCGCCGCGCCTACATCATTACCCTTTCTCCGAAAGGACGGGAATGGATTGAGCAGGCAATCCCTGTAGAAGCTCATGCCGTTGCAGACATTTTGGAAGGGATCTCTCCTGAAAAGCTGGCCTTCTTACGAGAAATCTTGCTGGAGATTAACGAGAACATCAATAGAAAAACGACAGACTAG
- a CDS encoding branched-chain amino acid ABC transporter substrate-binding protein produces the protein MKKRSYVGVLSAVLAASMALTGCAGNSNSSGGSNASGGQSQPAPSNSGNGKTEGGLIKIATQSPLSGSNSAVGDAIKTGAGYALEKRKEEFKALGFDLQLFPQDDQGDPKIGVSNAEMLISDPDVYGVVGHYNTGVAIPSSVKYEEGKLVMVSPANTGVKLTEEGKKTVHRICARDDAQGPKAALYAKNTLGVKTAYIIHDKTAYGQGLSDQVKMQFEKDGVQILGFEGITQGEKDYSAVLNQVTVKNPDIIFFGGLYPEGGILIKQAREKGFKGYFMGGDGLDSSDMIKIAGAAVEGVVFTSVAGDVTQTEEGKKWAEEYKKVTNKPLETYSVYGFDSMNVILNGVLEATKANGGKKPTREQVLDAVHKTKDFQGQFTKVTFDEKGDNTNADVFIYKFDKDKSIFVGKAE, from the coding sequence ATGAAAAAGCGCTCTTATGTCGGAGTTTTATCTGCGGTATTGGCTGCGAGTATGGCATTAACAGGTTGCGCAGGAAACAGTAATTCAAGCGGCGGTAGTAACGCAAGCGGGGGGCAAAGTCAGCCAGCTCCAAGCAACAGCGGTAACGGAAAGACCGAGGGCGGTCTCATCAAGATCGCCACACAATCCCCACTATCCGGGAGCAATTCTGCTGTGGGAGATGCGATTAAGACAGGCGCAGGTTACGCACTCGAAAAGCGCAAGGAAGAGTTTAAAGCACTTGGCTTTGATCTCCAGCTTTTCCCTCAGGATGATCAAGGCGACCCGAAAATCGGGGTATCCAATGCGGAGATGCTCATCTCTGATCCCGATGTGTACGGTGTAGTTGGGCACTATAACACAGGTGTTGCCATTCCATCGTCTGTGAAGTACGAGGAAGGCAAGCTGGTAATGGTATCTCCAGCAAATACAGGGGTAAAGCTCACGGAGGAAGGTAAGAAAACCGTCCATCGAATCTGTGCTCGCGATGACGCGCAAGGACCAAAGGCTGCTCTTTATGCAAAAAATACACTTGGTGTAAAAACGGCCTATATTATCCATGATAAGACTGCATACGGCCAAGGTCTGAGTGATCAAGTAAAGATGCAATTCGAAAAGGATGGAGTTCAAATCCTTGGCTTCGAAGGCATTACCCAGGGCGAAAAGGACTACAGCGCGGTACTTAACCAGGTAACGGTGAAAAACCCGGACATCATCTTTTTCGGCGGTCTTTATCCAGAAGGTGGAATCTTGATCAAACAAGCTCGTGAAAAAGGATTTAAGGGTTATTTTATGGGTGGCGACGGCTTGGATTCTTCTGATATGATAAAAATAGCCGGAGCTGCTGTCGAAGGTGTAGTCTTTACGTCAGTAGCAGGGGACGTAACGCAGACCGAAGAGGGCAAGAAATGGGCTGAAGAGTACAAAAAAGTCACAAACAAGCCTCTGGAAACCTATTCCGTCTACGGTTTCGACTCTATGAACGTCATCCTCAATGGTGTTTTGGAAGCTACCAAAGCAAACGGAGGCAAAAAACCAACCCGCGAGCAAGTCCTCGATGCAGTCCACAAAACCAAGGATTTTCAGGGTCAATTCACCAAAGTTACCTTTGATGAAAAAGGTGACAACACAAATGCAGATGTATTTATTTACAAGTTTGACAAGGACAAATCCATTTTCGTAGGCAAGGCCGAGTAA
- a CDS encoding MFS transporter: MGESRERLWTRDFVLLTVCNLLLFLTVQMQTPTFPAYVKEAYQANDFVVSLVISLFSLAAVIARVFTGEALKTKSSKLLAIVALGFVAIFSAGYYWAGSIVFFLLLRILVGIGFGMGSTTFPTIVSNVIPAKRIGEGMGYFGLSTSLAMALGPLIGLGVLNGFGFGSMLMVLVLLVAIIFPLMHFIRAYNQLPVSSGNAQTVTGIRRFYDKKLLLPAGLNFCLSITYGGILSFLALYGKEAHIENVGWFFLTNALAMVLIRPFSGKLYDRKGHIAVLPPGAIFVGVSLLLLSLTTTESLLLVSAAFYGLGYGMIQPSIQAWMVKVVTPEQRGMANGLFFNSIDLGIAVGSMLLGVIATHSSYSVMYRWSAACLLLFLIVYFLSQLAAAKAKKAAIASENVGV; this comes from the coding sequence TTGGGAGAGAGTAGAGAGAGACTGTGGACGAGAGATTTTGTCCTGTTAACTGTATGCAATTTGTTGTTGTTTCTCACTGTTCAAATGCAGACCCCTACCTTTCCTGCCTATGTGAAGGAAGCGTATCAGGCCAATGATTTTGTAGTCAGCCTGGTCATTAGCTTGTTTTCACTTGCAGCAGTGATCGCAAGGGTGTTTACCGGGGAAGCGTTGAAAACAAAAAGCAGTAAGCTCTTGGCGATCGTCGCACTTGGATTCGTCGCGATTTTTAGCGCAGGCTATTACTGGGCGGGAAGCATTGTTTTCTTTCTTCTGTTGCGAATCCTGGTCGGCATCGGCTTTGGGATGGGTAGCACGACCTTTCCGACGATTGTCTCCAATGTGATTCCTGCCAAACGGATCGGCGAAGGCATGGGGTATTTCGGCTTATCGACCAGCTTGGCAATGGCACTCGGCCCGTTGATTGGACTTGGAGTATTAAATGGGTTTGGATTCGGATCGATGCTCATGGTTCTCGTGTTGCTAGTTGCCATTATTTTTCCGTTGATGCATTTTATTCGCGCCTACAATCAGCTTCCTGTGTCGTCCGGGAACGCACAAACAGTCACAGGCATTCGCCGTTTTTATGATAAAAAGCTGCTGCTTCCAGCTGGACTAAATTTTTGTTTGTCTATTACGTATGGAGGGATTCTCAGCTTTTTGGCCTTGTACGGAAAAGAAGCCCACATTGAGAATGTCGGCTGGTTTTTCCTTACGAATGCACTGGCGATGGTGTTGATTCGTCCGTTTTCCGGCAAGCTGTATGATCGCAAAGGGCACATTGCCGTCCTGCCTCCCGGTGCGATTTTCGTCGGGGTCAGCCTTTTGCTCCTCTCCCTGACAACGACAGAGTCCTTGCTTCTCGTCTCTGCTGCCTTCTACGGGCTTGGATATGGCATGATTCAGCCATCTATCCAGGCGTGGATGGTGAAGGTCGTCACACCTGAGCAACGAGGCATGGCGAATGGACTGTTCTTTAATTCCATCGATCTGGGTATCGCGGTCGGCTCTATGCTCCTCGGCGTCATTGCGACACATTCGAGCTACTCTGTCATGTACCGCTGGTCGGCAGCTTGCTTGCTACTGTTCCTTATCGTTTATTTCCTTTCGCAGCTGGCTGCGGCCAAAGCGAAAAAAGCGGCCATCGCAAGTGAAAACGTTGGTGTGTAA
- a CDS encoding aldehyde dehydrogenase family protein: MADKFSMQYINGVWREGSSDYVYENVNPYNGDVVARMKLANRNDIDEAYQAAKQAQKKWAQASADEKKQVLRRAAQLMQERKDEYIGIMIKETGSSFVKAMAEFMVSVGMIVASIEYVDRMYEPQIFPGTVPGKENHVYRHPIGVIGVITPFNFPLMSAMRVIAPAIAVGDALVLKPDSGTYMSGGPFIADIFEQAGLPKGVLNVVGYDIAEVGDYLIEHPVPRIISFTGSTNVGRHIGALCGQHLKRVSLELGGNNPFVVLEDADLDAAIDAAVFGKFFNVGQVCVCTNRMFVHRKHYDEFVRRFAERAEQLPYGDPIDPKVIIGPLINERQMQKVIGIAEDAKQDGARVVLEGKRIGNILTPYVFADVKQESRLAQTEIFGPIATIIPFESDEEVLEWANNTEYGLSGAVFTQDLEKGIAFARAVESGMTHVNDATANLDMNAPFGGEKSSGIGRYGGEIGLEEFTTVKWVSVQTEPRKFPF; this comes from the coding sequence ATGGCAGATAAATTCTCCATGCAATATATCAACGGGGTTTGGCGCGAAGGCTCAAGTGATTATGTGTATGAAAATGTAAACCCTTACAATGGTGACGTGGTAGCCCGCATGAAGCTGGCGAATCGAAACGACATTGATGAAGCATACCAAGCAGCGAAGCAAGCGCAGAAAAAATGGGCACAGGCTTCGGCTGACGAGAAGAAGCAAGTGCTGCGACGTGCAGCTCAGCTCATGCAGGAAAGAAAAGACGAATACATTGGAATCATGATAAAGGAGACAGGAAGCTCGTTCGTCAAAGCGATGGCCGAATTCATGGTTTCAGTTGGGATGATCGTGGCTTCTATTGAGTATGTGGATCGCATGTATGAGCCACAAATTTTCCCAGGTACTGTCCCTGGCAAAGAGAATCATGTCTACCGTCACCCAATCGGTGTGATCGGTGTCATTACACCTTTCAATTTCCCGCTTATGTCTGCGATGCGCGTAATCGCTCCGGCGATTGCTGTGGGTGACGCTCTCGTTCTCAAGCCGGATTCTGGCACATACATGTCGGGTGGCCCGTTTATTGCTGATATTTTTGAGCAAGCAGGCCTTCCAAAAGGTGTTCTGAATGTCGTCGGCTATGATATCGCAGAGGTAGGAGATTACTTGATCGAACACCCGGTTCCACGGATCATTTCCTTTACGGGATCTACAAATGTCGGTCGTCATATCGGCGCATTGTGCGGCCAGCATCTGAAGCGTGTTTCTCTTGAACTCGGCGGTAACAATCCGTTCGTTGTACTGGAAGATGCTGATCTGGATGCTGCGATTGATGCAGCCGTATTCGGAAAATTTTTCAATGTTGGACAAGTATGTGTGTGCACAAATCGCATGTTCGTTCATCGCAAGCATTACGACGAGTTTGTCCGCCGTTTCGCGGAACGAGCAGAGCAACTGCCATACGGCGACCCAATCGATCCAAAAGTAATTATCGGTCCACTGATCAACGAACGCCAAATGCAGAAGGTAATCGGTATTGCGGAGGATGCAAAGCAGGATGGCGCACGAGTTGTGCTGGAAGGTAAGCGTATCGGCAATATTTTGACTCCGTATGTTTTTGCAGATGTGAAGCAGGAGTCGCGACTGGCGCAAACCGAAATTTTCGGACCCATTGCAACCATTATTCCATTCGAGTCAGATGAAGAAGTGCTGGAGTGGGCCAATAACACAGAGTATGGCTTGTCTGGCGCAGTGTTTACGCAGGATTTGGAGAAAGGCATTGCATTTGCACGTGCTGTCGAAAGTGGCATGACACATGTCAATGACGCTACTGCTAACTTGGATATGAACGCTCCGTTTGGTGGAGAGAAAAGCTCCGGCATTGGCCGCTACGGCGGTGAAATCGGCTTGGAAGAATTCACGACAGTAAAATGGGTGTCCGTCCAGACAGAACCGCGCAAATTCCCTTTCTAA
- a CDS encoding branched-chain amino acid ABC transporter permease, with amino-acid sequence MLAPFPRENKSSQPNECRKFVQVYMRNEGWESMINILPQVLVDGLTLGFMYAVVALGYTMVYGILEIINFAHGDIFMVGAFIGTEVLLISDALGALEGMNPFVALFITLIIAMVLTGALGVGIERIAYRPLRGAPRLVPLISAIGVSFLLQDLVRFTEALARNEFYLNSPALFTGSIPIGSIATIPTKGLIVIVIAIVMMIALTLFVNKTKWGIAMRAVAQDQSTASLMTINVNKVIMLTFLIGSSLGGATGVLFAQNYGTIDPYIGFILGLKAFTAAVLGGIGNLRGAMIGGVLLGLLESLSGAFMGPLTNGAFGAEYKDVFAFSILILVLLFKPEGLFGEAVKEKV; translated from the coding sequence GTGTTGGCCCCTTTTCCACGAGAAAACAAGTCCAGTCAACCGAATGAATGCAGAAAATTTGTACAAGTTTACATGAGAAATGAGGGATGGGAAAGCATGATCAACATTTTGCCTCAGGTGTTGGTTGACGGATTGACACTTGGATTTATGTACGCAGTCGTGGCTTTAGGCTACACAATGGTTTACGGGATTTTGGAAATTATCAACTTTGCTCATGGAGACATTTTCATGGTCGGAGCCTTTATCGGTACAGAGGTATTATTGATCTCTGATGCGCTAGGGGCACTCGAAGGTATGAATCCATTTGTCGCACTTTTCATAACACTCATAATTGCCATGGTATTAACTGGTGCTTTGGGGGTAGGAATTGAGAGGATTGCCTATCGACCATTGCGTGGAGCACCTCGTCTTGTGCCGTTGATTTCGGCGATTGGCGTATCGTTTTTGCTACAGGACCTCGTACGTTTTACAGAAGCACTAGCTCGTAATGAGTTTTATCTGAATAGTCCCGCTCTTTTTACAGGTTCGATTCCAATAGGTAGTATTGCTACGATCCCAACAAAAGGATTAATCGTAATTGTAATTGCGATCGTCATGATGATTGCGTTGACGTTGTTTGTGAATAAAACAAAGTGGGGAATCGCCATGCGCGCCGTTGCACAAGACCAGAGTACGGCTTCGCTGATGACCATAAATGTAAACAAAGTAATCATGCTTACGTTTTTGATTGGCTCCAGTTTGGGTGGCGCGACAGGTGTTCTGTTTGCGCAAAACTACGGGACGATCGATCCGTATATCGGTTTTATTCTTGGTCTAAAAGCATTTACCGCTGCCGTCCTCGGCGGGATTGGGAACCTGCGTGGTGCGATGATCGGTGGCGTACTCCTCGGTCTTCTAGAATCTCTGTCCGGTGCCTTTATGGGGCCGCTGACCAACGGAGCCTTTGGTGCAGAGTACAAAGATGTGTTTGCGTTCAGTATTTTAATTCTCGTGCTTCTCTTCAAGCCGGAAGGACTGTTTGGCGAAGCTGTAAAAGAGAAAGTGTAG
- a CDS encoding EYxxD motif small membrane protein: MLVGSQMYEWMSHNFFVIATIIGVIGVMGYYFFRTSKRRGRYRQ, from the coding sequence ATGCTTGTCGGCTCCCAGATGTATGAATGGATGTCCCATAACTTCTTTGTTATTGCCACGATCATTGGCGTCATCGGCGTGATGGGATATTACTTCTTTCGGACGTCGAAAAGAAGAGGAAGATATCGACAATAG
- a CDS encoding zinc-binding dehydrogenase, with the protein MRAAVLEAFNQPLVVKHVADPELTPDGVILKLVASGVCRSDLHAIHGKMSMVQNFPHILGHEMSGVVEQVGSNIRNFKKGDRVIVPFTQGDGVCPHCLSGHNNVCDNSQLVGMHFNGGYAEYIHIPNADLNLLHLPENVDFLSAAAMGCRFMTAFHGTVAQGNVRPGEWVAVYGTGGVGLSAIQIAAAAGANVIAVDIADDKLAFAKEMGAVATVNSKEENAPQAIKEITKGGAHLSIDALGIQETCLNSIMSLRKRGRHVQIGLSSNPNGGMTPIPVNLVLGHELQLIGSAGMPIPEFPAMLNMVSQGKVAPGKLITKQIALDDINAAFDEMVSYGGVGVTVITKF; encoded by the coding sequence ATGAGAGCTGCTGTCCTTGAAGCTTTTAATCAACCTTTAGTTGTAAAACATGTCGCAGACCCTGAATTGACCCCAGACGGTGTTATCTTGAAATTGGTGGCGTCCGGTGTATGCCGTAGCGACTTGCACGCGATTCACGGAAAGATGTCTATGGTTCAAAACTTCCCGCATATTCTCGGACATGAAATGAGCGGTGTTGTGGAACAAGTCGGAAGCAACATCCGTAATTTCAAAAAAGGCGACCGCGTTATCGTACCTTTCACCCAAGGCGATGGTGTATGCCCGCATTGCTTGTCCGGTCACAATAACGTTTGCGATAACAGCCAATTGGTCGGCATGCATTTTAACGGAGGATATGCAGAATATATCCACATTCCAAACGCGGACCTGAACCTTCTTCACCTGCCTGAGAACGTTGATTTCCTGAGTGCGGCTGCCATGGGTTGCCGATTCATGACGGCTTTCCATGGTACAGTTGCCCAAGGAAACGTTCGTCCAGGGGAATGGGTTGCTGTTTATGGCACCGGAGGCGTGGGGCTATCTGCTATCCAAATTGCAGCAGCAGCAGGCGCGAACGTCATCGCGGTCGACATTGCCGACGATAAGCTCGCATTCGCCAAAGAAATGGGAGCGGTTGCAACCGTTAATAGCAAAGAAGAAAATGCGCCTCAAGCTATTAAGGAAATAACGAAGGGCGGCGCTCATCTTTCCATCGATGCCCTGGGTATTCAGGAAACATGCCTCAATTCGATCATGAGCCTGCGCAAACGTGGACGTCATGTACAAATCGGTTTGAGCTCCAATCCAAACGGCGGTATGACACCGATTCCGGTTAATCTCGTGCTCGGACACGAATTGCAACTGATTGGTTCTGCTGGCATGCCGATCCCGGAGTTTCCGGCAATGCTTAATATGGTCAGCCAAGGCAAGGTCGCACCAGGGAAATTGATCACAAAACAAATCGCTTTGGATGACATCAATGCTGCATTCGATGAAATGGTTTCTTATGGCGGCGTAGGGGTAACTGTCATTACAAAATTTTAA
- a CDS encoding YgaP family membrane protein, translating to MHKNVGRTDALIRITGGLLGLAYGIGRMNRRPYNTPWLLMAFSAMKVAEGATRFCPMYAAMGINTKKGNGMQGMMDQLKKKGVQMAVNQFTRSMNIAPIKDSNNSQDDASNTPSTTNKTNIQYSASPQSSTNQEKQPINNLQNTKLTSEDQLLEKAAREFISFRSQDNNNSSTTRYPTYR from the coding sequence ATGCACAAAAACGTAGGTAGAACTGACGCGCTGATTCGCATAACTGGCGGTCTGTTAGGCTTGGCATACGGCATCGGTAGAATGAACCGTCGCCCATACAACACTCCATGGCTGCTCATGGCTTTTTCAGCCATGAAAGTAGCAGAAGGAGCTACTCGCTTTTGTCCGATGTACGCAGCGATGGGCATCAATACGAAAAAAGGGAATGGCATGCAGGGCATGATGGATCAACTCAAGAAAAAAGGCGTACAGATGGCAGTCAATCAGTTCACACGCTCCATGAATATTGCGCCCATCAAAGACTCGAACAACAGCCAGGATGATGCGAGCAATACGCCATCTACCACCAATAAGACAAACATACAGTATTCTGCAAGCCCTCAATCATCAACGAATCAGGAAAAACAACCAATCAACAATCTGCAAAACACGAAGCTTACCTCCGAGGATCAACTTCTCGAAAAGGCGGCAAGAGAGTTCATTTCATTTCGCTCCCAAGATAATAATAACAGCAGCACTACTCGCTACCCCACGTACAGATAA